Within the Metasolibacillus fluoroglycofenilyticus genome, the region GGCTGAATGGCTAACGCGCGTGCAATCGCAACTCGCTGCTGCATCCCTCCAGATAGCTCATGTGGTAATGCTTTACACTTATCAAGCAGACCTACCATACCTAAATAGTGCACTACCCTTTCAGTCATTTCGTCTTTCGTTAATTTTTCTCCTTCGAGTGCTAATGCTACGTTTTTTTCAACAGAGCGCCACGGTAATAGAGCATAGTTTTGCATTAGCATTATACAGCGCTTACTTGGCTTTTTAATTTCTTCCCCGTCTAATAGAATGGAGCCACTAGACGCTTGCTCAAAACCCCCCACTAAGTTAAGCAATGTACTTTTCCCACATCCACTTTTCCCTAAAATGACGATGATTTCACCTTTATGGACATCAAAGGATATTTGCTCTAAAACCGTTTCTTGTTTTTTCTGGGAAGAAAATCGTTTGGAAACTTGCTGTATTGATACAATCGGTGCTAGCATATGTATTTCACCACCTCTTAATCTTATAATATTACTAGGTTTAATATGTTTTAAGTTATTTTATTATACTCACTTCAAAAAAACAACTCATTTTTCAAAAAAATTTTTATTTACTGCTTAAAAGCGATTTTGGATACGAAAGCAAAGTTCTCCTCGTTTATAAAATGACCTATTTTTTGGATATATTTGTATTCCTTAAAAAAGCGTAGCCTGCGGGGCTACGCTGCATTTTCGCATGAATGTTTACTACTAGATAGCAAGTATGAGCACTGTGTTCAAAGCTGTTTGATTTATTTCAATAAAGTTTGTTCAAAATACTGCTTTACTTGTGGCCACTCTTCCTTCGTAATACTGTATAAATGTGTATCGCGCAGCGTTCCATTTTTACGCACCATATGATTGCGTAAAATCCCCTCTTTTTTAGCACCGATACGTTCGATTGCTTGCTGAGAGCGTTTATTTTCATTATCTGTTTTAAGCTGTACACGGTTCATTGCAAGCCGCTCAAAGCAATATGCTAGTAAAATATATTTACAATTCGTATTAATCGCCGTTCCCCAGCATGCAGGCGTTAGCCATGTATAGCCAATTTCTAATCGCTTATGTGCATTATCAAAATCAAATAACGATGTAGCACCGACAATTTTTTCTGTTGCTTGATTAATAATAACAAAGGTAATTACCGTACTCGCTTCACGCTGCTTTATTGCCGTTTCAACGTAATTTTCCACAGCTGTCTTTGTCATAAGATGTAATGATGTATGCGCCCATATTCGCTCATCATGGGCTGCCTCATATATCCCATCAATATGTGCACGCTCAATATGCACTAAACGCACAATTTCATTTTGCAAAGTTTCCATTTTCATCCCTCCGTTTTCTTTATTATACAGAAGTGAAAACGGAATATTAGTAAACAAATCCAATTTTTTTTGCTACGATAGACATAGTGGAAAGATAGAAAGAAGGTTTTTTTATGAGGGAGCATGCACTACCAATACTATATGTAGCCATTATTGCATGCATTGGAGGATGGCTATTCTCACTTTTATCATTGCCAATTCCATGGATGATTGGACCGTTATTTACTGTACTTCTTGCACAGTTTTTCATTCGCAGACCACTTAAATGGCCTGCATTTTTTCGCAACATCGGGCTTGTTATTATTGGCATTACGATTGGTGAAAATTTTTCTTTAACTATTTTACAAACAATGGGAACAATGTTTTGGTATATGTTAGCAATTAATATTATTTTTATTTTACTATGCTTGCTGCTCGCATTTATCACAGCTAAATATACAAATATGTCACTACATACCGCAATTTTAGCAAGCGTCCCCGGTGCACTTGGACAAATTATCGTTTTTTCATCTGAACAAAAGGATGTTGACCTTGCTGCTGTGACTTATTTTCATTTAATTCGTGTACTAGCTGTTGTTAGCGTTATACCATTTTTAGTTTCTGGGCATATTGTGCAACAAAATGTTGCTAGCATCACTTCGCCACTATGGGCTGGAATTATTTTAATTGCAGCAAGCTTTGCTTTCGCGCTCATCGCCAGTAAATTTCATATGCCAACACCTTTCTTTTTAGGCCCTGTCCTTTTTGGTATATTGCTTAATGTTGTGCAAATTGATATCCCAACTATTTCAGCGAACGTTTTGCATCTTGCACAAATTGCAGTTGGTGCTCATATTGGTTTACTGTTAACACCTGGTGCACTACGCCTTCCAAAACGCACACTATTATTCGGCTTAATGAATGTTGTTTTACTTATGTTTGTTAGTTTTTTATGCGCAAAACTTGTGATGACCATGCTTAATTATACATTTGCGACAAGTTTTTTAAGCACTGCACCTGGTGGCATGGACCAAATGGCATTAATTGCTACCTCTATCCATGCAGAGGCAGACATTGTCACCGTTTTTCAGCTCGCACGCATGCTATTTTTATCCTTTGTTATTATTCCATTATTGAAGAAATATAGTGTCCGGCTTAAGCATTAATGCTTAAGCCCCCTTGGTCGAAATAACTCTGCATATGCCGCCCCACCTAAAATGAATATAGCACCAACCATTTGTATGATGCTTAATCGTTCCGCTAAAATAATGACCGAAAAAATTAAAGCTGAAAGAGGCTCTAAATAACCGAGTATGGAAACGGATTGAACAGGTAAACGGCCGATGGAAGAAAAATAAAAATAACAGCCGACACCTGTGTTTACAAGACCAAGTATCAATATAGGCAGCAAATCTCCAGCCGCTATTTGAACGATAAATCCTTGCTTCACAACAACAAATTATGTCTATGGTGAAAACGGTCTAGGCATTAGCATATTACCAGAGCTAATTTTACAGCGAATTCCTTATAATATTATTGCGAAAGAGCTTGAAATTCCTGCCTTTCGTCATATTGGAATTGCTATGAGAAATCAGCAATCCTTATCGCTTGCAACGCAATGTTTTTTTACAGTACTTACCCTTTAGAAACGAAAAGTGTTAAGTTTATAGCAAATATTTACCAAAAGGACTTTCTCCTTCCGTAGTCACAATAAATTGCCACTATCTCCGTTGTAAACGAAGGAGTTTTCCGAAAAGTCCATTTTGTTTTGACACCGCATTGAAATCAATGTTTTCATCGCTTCCCTTTTACTGAAGGAGTACACTGTTAAAGCCAATGTTCATCCCATTTTTAAAAGAGGCGTTCTCTGTTTATATGAATCAACATTTTGCGAAACATCATCGCGACTGTCCAAAATGCCAGCTATGCACGGCTTTTTGGACAGCCCCCCTATTTTTTAAGTAACTATGACGAATATTCTCTTGCATTTTAAAAAAAGTTGTGCATATAATAAATTAGACTGGTGGTCGGTCGTATCAGGAGGCATCTATAATGAGAATTGTTAAAGAGCACGAAGAACGTCGCAATGAAATATTAAATATAGCACAGGCTCTTTTTGTTACAAAGGGCTTTACGAAAACAACAATCAACGATATTTTACAGACAATTGGCATTGCGAAAGGCACTTTTTATCATTATTTTAAATCCAAAGAAGAGGTGCTGGATGCTATTATCGAGCGCATTATACAGGCAGATGTCGTGAAGGCACAGCATATTGCCGCAAACCCAGCACTATCAGCAGTCGATAAATTATTCGCTATTTTACTAGCACAAGCACCACAGCAAGGCGACGAAAAAGAGCAACTTATTGAACATTTTCATCAGCCTGATAATGCAGAAATGCATCAAAAGAGCTTAGTGCAAGCAGTAATTCATTTGTCACCTGTTTTAACAGAGGTTATTCAGCAAGGGATTAAAGAAAAGATTTTCAATACAGATTATCCGCAGGAAACTGTAGAATTTTTACTCGTTTCTGCGCAGGTTATGTTTGATGATGGCTTTTTTCAATGGCAACCTGAAGAAATGCAACAAAGAGCAGTTGCCTTTGTTCAGTTAATGGAGCGAGCATTAGGTGCGAAGAATGGTAGCTTTAAAAAAATGCTAACCATCTTATTAAAGCAATCATAACTGTAGTAAATTTTAGACGTAAAGCGATTCCTATTATGATTCGCTTTCTATTTTTTAAATATATAGACCGACAGTCGGTCTAAAACAGGGGGACAATAATGGTTTCTATCCAACAACCTGCTTTTTCAAAGGATTTTTTATTCGCTGTTCTAGGTCAAATTATTTCCATTTTAGGAGCAGCTCTATTGCGTTTTGCTTTATCACTGTATGTATTAGATTTAACTGGCAGAGCAGATTTATTCGCAGGGCTGCTCGCTATATCTAGCATTCCCCTTCTGTTCTCCCCTATAGGAGGAGCACTTGCAGACCGCTTTAACAGGCGCAATTTGATGGTGCTATTTGATATGATTAGCGGCGTAATTATTTGCTGTTTATTTTTATCCTTATCAGTGCAGGAGCCTTCTATTATTGTGATTGGCACTGTAATGACTTTATTAACATTCATTAGTGCTATGTACACACCGGCGGTACTCGCCAGTATTCCACTGCTTGTAACAAATAATAAGCTAGAGCAAGCAAATGGGATTGTGCAAGGCATTCAAGCATTATCGCAAATAGCAGCTCCTGTTTTAGGAGGGCTACTGTATAGTATGCTTCCTTTAAAAATACTCGTTATTGTCAGTGCTATTTTCTTTTTCTGTTCAAGTATATTGGAAATGTTTATAACAATTCCTTTTACGAAGCATACACAGCAGTCTATTTTAAAAGATTTGCAAGTAGGCTTTCGGTATGTTGGAAAGCATACTTTTATTTTAAAATGTATTGTTCTCGCAGCAAGTTTAAATTTTATATTAACGCCATTCTTTATTATCGGTGTACCAATTATTTTACGAATAGCAATGCAAGCAAGTGATATTCTTTATGGAATTACAATGGGGACCCTTGATTTCGCGACAATTATTGGTGCATTGTCTATCGGCCTATTTGCGAAGCATTTGCGGATGAATCGTCTGTATAAATGGTTACTTCTTATTGCCCTATGTGCTATACCAATTGCCTTTACCGTGACACCTTTTGCACTACAGCAAAGTTTTGCCTTGTCATTTCTCGTTTTTACAGGCTGTAGTATTGCGATTGCTATGCTTATTACTGTTCTCTCTATCTTTGTCATTACCGCTGTTCAAAAGCAAACACCGAATGAGCATCTTGGCAAAGTAATGGCCATTATTACAGCAAGTGCCCAATGTACTGCTCCTTTTGGTCAAATTTTATATGGTATTGTCTTTGAAGCAACACAGCATGCGATGTATTGGTCTGTGCTGTTAATGAGTATATCTGTATTGCTATTAGCCTTTATAGCGAAAAAAATGTGGCAACAAACAGGAAGTGAGGAAGCACTATGAATTTTCGGATGATACAACGAGATATTGCACGCAATCCTATGATGACACTGACTTTAGCAGTTTTTATTTTATTTTCATCTGTCTTAATGGCAAATGCTTCAACAATGATTGTTCACTTATTTATATCTGTAGAGCAGTTTTTTCAGCAAGCAAAGGCGCCTCATTTTGTTCAAATGCATGCTGGACCAATCAATCAGCAGCAAATCGAGGCATTTGTCATGCAGCACCCATTTATCGAAGCGCAACAAACGGTCGATATGCTAACAATCGACCAAACACAGCTTTTCATTGAAAATCGCAAAGTAAGCGAGGCAAGCAATGGTAGCGTGATGGATATGAGCTTTGTCACACAAAATCCGTTATTTGACTTTTTATTAGACGAAACAAATCGCCCATTGCAAGTTGCGGAAGGTGAAATTGCTATACCAATGTATTATATGGAGAAATATCAGTTACAGCTTGGAGATCGGATTTGGTTTGCCAATGGACAAATCGAGATGGAATTTACCATTTCAAACTTTATACGTGATGTGCAAATGAATCCGACAATTGTTAGCTCCAAGCGTTTTGTTGTCCATCAGAAGGATTGGGATACTCTAGCACAGTCGATAGTTCAGCATGAATATTTAATCGAATTTTTAGTGAAGGAGCAAAAACAAACACAGCAGTTGGAGCAATTATATGAAGCATCTCATTTACCGCAGCAAGGTCCTACAATTACGTATCCACTATTTAAAATGTTGAATATGCTAACAGATGGACTAAATATACTTATATTGCTCTTTATTAGCGTTTTATTAATGGGCATTGCTTTACTCTGTATTCGTTTAACAGTTTTGACAACATTAGAGGAAGACATACGCGAAATTGCTGTTATGAAAGGGATAGGTATTGCTCACAGGCAAATCCGTCAACTTTACGTGATGAAATATATCGCGCTTGTTATGTTAGCAGCTCTTTGCGGCTATTTGCTATCATTGTCTATTACACGGCACTTCACAGCTAATATGGCACACTATATGGGAAAAGTTCAACTGACATTAGCTCATTATGTAGTATCTCTTGCTAGTGTCGGAGTAGTTTGTTTAACAATTATTTTATATTGTTATTTTACTTTAAAAAGATGTGAGCGCATTTCTGTTGTAGAGGCTTTACGACAAGGGGCTATCCCGGAGAGACGAAACAAAGGGCAAATGACGATTGCTAGCAGTAAATGGCCCTCAATTAATCTGCTACTAGCTATAAAGGATATTGGCGCTCGCTCTTCTATGTACCGACTTATTGGCGCCGTTTTCATCATTGCCTGCTTTATGATGCTCGTCCCATTAAATTTATTGCAAACGATAAAATCCCCCGACTTTATTACGTATATGGGGGCTGGTAAAAGTGATATACGCATCGACCTTCCATATAACGTTAATGCCAACGAGCATTTTCAAAACATTCAATCTACCCTTTCTCAGGATAGAGAAGTGGAAAAATATGCGCTATTGACGACGGCAAAATTTATGGTAGAAACAGGTGAGAAACAGTTTGATAGCTTACAGGTTGAAATGGGTGATTTCACAATCTTTCCCGTACGTTATGTTGCTGGTACAGCACCTATACAAGACAATACAATTGCCCTTTCCATTTTACAGGCACGTGAACTCGCTGTAGAGGTAGGTGATTCACTAAAGATTATTGTTGATCATCAACCAAAGCAACTAATAATCACAGGTATTTATCAAGATATTACAAATGGTGGTAAGACGGCAAAAGCACAGCTTACACCCGGCTCGACAACGCCTATTCTTTGGCATGTAATCAATGTAGATGTTATAGATAATATCGATATTCAGCAAAAAATCAACGCTTATCGGGAAATTTTTGCAACAGCTAAAATTACAAATATGGCCCATTATATTACTCAAACACTAGGCTCAAATATTGTACAACTTAAGCAAGTAACATTGCTTGCCCTTCTGCTATCACTATCTATCGCAATCTGTATTGCTGGAATGTTTATGCAAATGCTACTTGCAAAGGATGCAAGGCAAATTGCTATTTTACAAAGCTTGGGTTTTTCCAAAAAGGCAATCCGTAGACAATATATTTCACGCGTATTAACAGTTTTATTTATCTCCGTCATTATCGGGACTATTTTAGCGAATACACTCGGTGAATATTTTATCAATCAGCTTGCAACATTTATCGGCGCATCCCATATTACCTTTACTAGCCATCCATTGCAGGCATATTTCTTCTATCCATTATTACTGGTTTGTGCAGTTACATGGACTGTTTTACTAACGACGACAAAACTTCGTGAACAGTCCCCTATCTCAAAATTAGGAGGAAACAGCTAATGACAATTTTAGAAGTAAGGCATTTACACAAAACATACGTAACTGGCAATACAGAGCAGCATGTTTTGAAAGATATTCAACTTACAATTAAAGATGGGGAATTTGTCTCT harbors:
- a CDS encoding GNAT family N-acetyltransferase; the protein is MKMETLQNEIVRLVHIERAHIDGIYEAAHDERIWAHTSLHLMTKTAVENYVETAIKQREASTVITFVIINQATEKIVGATSLFDFDNAHKRLEIGYTWLTPACWGTAINTNCKYILLAYCFERLAMNRVQLKTDNENKRSQQAIERIGAKKEGILRNHMVRKNGTLRDTHLYSITKEEWPQVKQYFEQTLLK
- a CDS encoding AbrB family transcriptional regulator, with amino-acid sequence MREHALPILYVAIIACIGGWLFSLLSLPIPWMIGPLFTVLLAQFFIRRPLKWPAFFRNIGLVIIGITIGENFSLTILQTMGTMFWYMLAINIIFILLCLLLAFITAKYTNMSLHTAILASVPGALGQIIVFSSEQKDVDLAAVTYFHLIRVLAVVSVIPFLVSGHIVQQNVASITSPLWAGIILIAASFAFALIASKFHMPTPFFLGPVLFGILLNVVQIDIPTISANVLHLAQIAVGAHIGLLLTPGALRLPKRTLLFGLMNVVLLMFVSFLCAKLVMTMLNYTFATSFLSTAPGGMDQMALIATSIHAEADIVTVFQLARMLFLSFVIIPLLKKYSVRLKH
- a CDS encoding FtsX-like permease family protein, whose amino-acid sequence is MNFRMIQRDIARNPMMTLTLAVFILFSSVLMANASTMIVHLFISVEQFFQQAKAPHFVQMHAGPINQQQIEAFVMQHPFIEAQQTVDMLTIDQTQLFIENRKVSEASNGSVMDMSFVTQNPLFDFLLDETNRPLQVAEGEIAIPMYYMEKYQLQLGDRIWFANGQIEMEFTISNFIRDVQMNPTIVSSKRFVVHQKDWDTLAQSIVQHEYLIEFLVKEQKQTQQLEQLYEASHLPQQGPTITYPLFKMLNMLTDGLNILILLFISVLLMGIALLCIRLTVLTTLEEDIREIAVMKGIGIAHRQIRQLYVMKYIALVMLAALCGYLLSLSITRHFTANMAHYMGKVQLTLAHYVVSLASVGVVCLTIILYCYFTLKRCERISVVEALRQGAIPERRNKGQMTIASSKWPSINLLLAIKDIGARSSMYRLIGAVFIIACFMMLVPLNLLQTIKSPDFITYMGAGKSDIRIDLPYNVNANEHFQNIQSTLSQDREVEKYALLTTAKFMVETGEKQFDSLQVEMGDFTIFPVRYVAGTAPIQDNTIALSILQARELAVEVGDSLKIIVDHQPKQLIITGIYQDITNGGKTAKAQLTPGSTTPILWHVINVDVIDNIDIQQKINAYREIFATAKITNMAHYITQTLGSNIVQLKQVTLLALLLSLSIAICIAGMFMQMLLAKDARQIAILQSLGFSKKAIRRQYISRVLTVLFISVIIGTILANTLGEYFINQLATFIGASHITFTSHPLQAYFFYPLLLVCAVTWTVLLTTTKLREQSPISKLGGNS
- a CDS encoding TetR/AcrR family transcriptional regulator, which gives rise to MRIVKEHEERRNEILNIAQALFVTKGFTKTTINDILQTIGIAKGTFYHYFKSKEEVLDAIIERIIQADVVKAQHIAANPALSAVDKLFAILLAQAPQQGDEKEQLIEHFHQPDNAEMHQKSLVQAVIHLSPVLTEVIQQGIKEKIFNTDYPQETVEFLLVSAQVMFDDGFFQWQPEEMQQRAVAFVQLMERALGAKNGSFKKMLTILLKQS
- a CDS encoding DMT family transporter — its product is MKQGFIVQIAAGDLLPILILGLVNTGVGCYFYFSSIGRLPVQSVSILGYLEPLSALIFSVIILAERLSIIQMVGAIFILGGAAYAELFRPRGLKH
- a CDS encoding ABC transporter ATP-binding protein codes for the protein MLAPIVSIQQVSKRFSSQKKQETVLEQISFDVHKGEIIVILGKSGCGKSTLLNLVGGFEQASSGSILLDGEEIKKPSKRCIMLMQNYALLPWRSVEKNVALALEGEKLTKDEMTERVVHYLGMVGLLDKCKALPHELSGGMQQRVAIARALAIQPEVILMDEPFAALDTFTRYYLQDELISIQQREQMTIMLVTHDIDEAIYLADRIFIMGANPGRIYKEISIKGAKPRNRADADFQHYRELIFNEFQFTSNKQQIEYNI
- a CDS encoding MFS transporter, with translation MVSIQQPAFSKDFLFAVLGQIISILGAALLRFALSLYVLDLTGRADLFAGLLAISSIPLLFSPIGGALADRFNRRNLMVLFDMISGVIICCLFLSLSVQEPSIIVIGTVMTLLTFISAMYTPAVLASIPLLVTNNKLEQANGIVQGIQALSQIAAPVLGGLLYSMLPLKILVIVSAIFFFCSSILEMFITIPFTKHTQQSILKDLQVGFRYVGKHTFILKCIVLAASLNFILTPFFIIGVPIILRIAMQASDILYGITMGTLDFATIIGALSIGLFAKHLRMNRLYKWLLLIALCAIPIAFTVTPFALQQSFALSFLVFTGCSIAIAMLITVLSIFVITAVQKQTPNEHLGKVMAIITASAQCTAPFGQILYGIVFEATQHAMYWSVLLMSISVLLLAFIAKKMWQQTGSEEAL